Proteins from a genomic interval of Rubinisphaera italica:
- the tmk gene encoding dTMP kinase, producing MSYFVAIEGIDGSGKGTQTAALHEYFQQSGLGTSSITFPRYGETLIGRQIGRFLDGQFGELQHLHPIPISMMYAAERFESRELIFEKLNGSELLISDRYVGSNFAHQGARLQGTERAEFLEWIQKLEYEVFGVPRPNLVVVLDLPAEISAERVAMKNARHYTEQVTDLHESDCDYLVGVREVYLELCEQNEAWQAVSCLTPSGEARSPEEIQNELRELITSRMNLQLDSKA from the coding sequence TTGTCATATTTTGTCGCGATCGAAGGAATCGATGGGTCCGGTAAAGGAACCCAGACTGCCGCCCTGCATGAATACTTTCAGCAGTCGGGTCTCGGAACCTCTTCCATTACATTTCCTCGTTATGGTGAAACACTCATCGGTCGGCAGATTGGTCGATTTCTGGATGGACAATTTGGCGAACTGCAACACCTGCACCCGATTCCCATCTCCATGATGTATGCCGCAGAGCGATTTGAATCCCGGGAATTGATTTTCGAAAAGCTGAATGGATCCGAATTGCTAATTTCCGATCGCTACGTCGGATCCAACTTCGCGCATCAGGGAGCCCGCCTTCAGGGAACCGAACGAGCGGAATTCCTGGAGTGGATTCAGAAACTTGAGTATGAGGTCTTTGGAGTTCCGCGACCAAATCTGGTGGTCGTTCTCGACTTACCTGCTGAAATCTCAGCGGAACGGGTCGCGATGAAAAATGCTCGTCATTACACCGAACAGGTGACCGACCTACACGAATCTGACTGCGATTATCTGGTCGGAGTTCGGGAAGTCTATCTCGAATTGTGTGAACAGAATGAAGCCTGGCAAGCCGTTTCCTGCCTCACTCCCTCGGGAGAAGCCCGCTCGCCTGAAGAGATTCAAAATGAACTTCGGGAGTTAATCACTTCTCGAATGAATCTGCAACTTGACTCCAAAGCGTAA
- a CDS encoding Gfo/Idh/MocA family protein: MSNLLRRQFLQTTSAGMLGLMSAPTLFADNKSPNEKVIVGVMGTSRNANGRDGRGTHLAKSFASLPNCEIKTVCDVNSQNAGFAQEGVATKQNRKPEAIADYRRMLDDSEIDAIVIATPDHWHAPAGIAACQAGKHVYVEKPCSHNPHEGEMFIEAARKYDRRVQMGTQRRSRPGLQEAVAKLHEGVIGKVLYASCCYYNARGGIGYGKQTPVPDYLNWDLWQGPAPHVAYRDNIAPYNWHWFWDWGTAEMGNNGVHYLDVLRWGLGVDHPQEVSSTGGKFRNEDDQETPDTSISTYHFGDCFITMEQRSWIKTTKFDPGTPMRFFGEGGSLEIVSDSGYRAYDPNGKELASGSGPGGETNHLQNFVEAIRGEAELNCEIEEAHKSTQLCHLANISYRVGRRIALDEQTHQIKNDPAAMKLWSREYEKEFEPQV; the protein is encoded by the coding sequence ATGAGCAATCTTCTACGACGTCAATTTCTCCAAACCACTTCTGCAGGCATGCTGGGTTTGATGTCTGCCCCCACCTTATTCGCCGACAACAAATCGCCCAATGAAAAAGTGATTGTGGGTGTTATGGGAACATCCCGCAATGCTAACGGTAGAGATGGACGGGGCACGCATCTGGCAAAGTCTTTCGCAAGCCTGCCGAACTGTGAAATTAAAACCGTATGCGATGTCAACTCCCAGAATGCCGGATTTGCTCAGGAAGGTGTCGCCACAAAACAGAATCGGAAGCCGGAAGCGATCGCCGACTACCGACGCATGCTCGATGATTCCGAGATCGATGCGATTGTCATTGCGACACCTGACCACTGGCACGCTCCTGCCGGGATCGCTGCGTGCCAGGCTGGTAAGCATGTGTATGTCGAGAAACCCTGTTCGCATAATCCTCATGAAGGGGAGATGTTTATTGAAGCGGCTCGCAAGTACGATCGCCGCGTGCAGATGGGAACACAGCGACGTAGTCGGCCAGGGTTACAGGAAGCGGTTGCAAAACTGCATGAAGGGGTGATCGGAAAAGTGCTGTATGCGAGCTGCTGCTATTACAATGCCCGGGGGGGAATCGGGTATGGAAAACAGACGCCTGTTCCCGACTATTTGAACTGGGATTTGTGGCAGGGACCGGCTCCGCATGTGGCTTACCGGGATAACATCGCCCCTTACAACTGGCACTGGTTCTGGGACTGGGGGACAGCTGAAATGGGTAACAACGGCGTGCATTATCTGGATGTCCTCCGCTGGGGATTGGGTGTCGATCATCCGCAGGAAGTGAGCAGCACGGGCGGTAAGTTCCGGAACGAGGATGATCAGGAAACGCCCGATACGAGCATTTCGACGTATCACTTTGGAGATTGTTTCATCACGATGGAACAGCGAAGCTGGATCAAGACAACCAAATTTGATCCGGGCACACCGATGAGATTCTTCGGCGAAGGGGGTTCGTTAGAGATCGTTTCGGATTCGGGCTATCGCGCTTACGATCCGAACGGAAAAGAACTCGCCTCCGGCTCTGGACCGGGCGGAGAAACCAATCATCTGCAGAATTTTGTCGAAGCCATCCGTGGCGAAGCTGAATTGAATTGCGAAATTGAAGAAGCCCACAAGAGCACTCAGCTGTGCCATCTGGCAAACATCTCCTACCGAGTCGGCAGACGCATCGCACTGGATGAACAGACCCACCAAATCAAAAACGACCCTGCAGCGATGAAGCTGTGGAGCCGTGAGTATGAGAAAGAGTTTGAACCACAGGTGTGA
- the mtaB gene encoding tRNA (N(6)-L-threonylcarbamoyladenosine(37)-C(2))-methylthiotransferase MtaB: MTISNSISLPVLNDQNEEVVPMQATSPLLNLSGEQKTCRMVTLGCKVNQYETQLVYEALQKNGYREATEDENADLCVVNTCTVTHTGDSKSRQVIRQLSRKNPGTRTLVMGCYATREPQDLAKLPSVFEVVTNKRELPDILQRHGIYDMPVGISEFEGRKRAYVKVQDGCILKCTYCIIPSVRPGLQSRSPQEIEDEVRRLIDNGYLEIVITGVHVGHYGVDTTRGKSGKAPFRLWHLFEKLDKIPGNWRMRLSSIEAVEINNEFISAAANCKHLCPQFHPALQSGSETVLRRMRRRYSMARFQEKLQQMRERLDHPAFTTDVIVGFPGETEAEFEETLQSCREARFMKVHVFPYSGRKGTKAIDFPDQLPPQVIKERVARLSELERDLAEDYYRERIGQASQVFVERLSQKQEGWVRGTDERYVPVEFPGKKSEIGSFQTVTGHQAFRDHLSATRGGPNHE; this comes from the coding sequence ATGACGATTTCCAATTCCATTTCGCTGCCTGTTCTGAATGATCAGAACGAAGAAGTCGTCCCGATGCAGGCGACTTCTCCCCTTTTGAATTTGTCAGGGGAGCAAAAAACCTGTCGGATGGTCACGCTGGGATGTAAGGTCAATCAGTACGAAACTCAGCTGGTTTATGAAGCCCTTCAGAAAAACGGTTATCGGGAAGCAACAGAAGACGAAAATGCTGATCTGTGCGTAGTAAACACTTGCACCGTAACACATACTGGTGATTCCAAATCCCGACAGGTTATTCGGCAACTCTCACGGAAAAACCCAGGAACCCGCACATTGGTGATGGGCTGTTATGCGACCCGGGAGCCTCAGGATCTGGCAAAGTTGCCGAGTGTATTTGAGGTGGTGACCAATAAGCGGGAACTTCCAGACATTCTGCAGCGTCATGGAATTTACGATATGCCGGTTGGCATCAGTGAATTCGAAGGCCGAAAACGGGCTTATGTGAAAGTGCAGGATGGCTGCATTCTGAAGTGCACCTATTGCATTATCCCCTCTGTCCGTCCGGGTTTACAGAGTCGTTCTCCTCAGGAAATCGAAGACGAAGTTCGCCGATTGATTGATAATGGCTATCTGGAAATCGTCATCACTGGCGTGCATGTCGGACATTATGGCGTCGACACGACGCGAGGGAAATCAGGGAAAGCTCCGTTTCGGTTATGGCATTTGTTCGAGAAACTGGACAAAATCCCAGGGAACTGGAGAATGCGACTCTCAAGTATTGAAGCGGTTGAAATCAATAACGAGTTCATCTCAGCAGCGGCTAACTGCAAGCATCTTTGCCCGCAATTTCATCCGGCTCTGCAAAGTGGTTCTGAAACCGTACTGCGACGGATGCGGCGGCGGTATAGCATGGCTCGGTTTCAGGAAAAACTGCAACAAATGCGGGAGCGGCTCGACCATCCCGCCTTTACTACCGACGTGATTGTCGGCTTTCCGGGTGAAACTGAAGCCGAGTTCGAAGAAACGTTACAATCTTGCCGGGAGGCACGGTTTATGAAAGTGCATGTTTTTCCATACAGCGGCCGAAAAGGGACGAAGGCGATTGATTTTCCCGATCAATTGCCCCCACAGGTTATTAAAGAGCGCGTGGCCCGACTGAGTGAATTGGAGCGGGATCTGGCGGAAGATTATTATCGAGAGCGAATTGGGCAGGCATCTCAGGTTTTTGTGGAGCGTCTCTCCCAAAAGCAGGAAGGCTGGGTTCGCGGAACCGATGAACGTTATGTGCCCGTCGAATTTCCCGGGAAGAAATCGGAGATTGGATCGTTTCAAACCGTAACGGGCCATCAGGCATTCCGAGACCATCTTTCAGCAACTCGCGGCGGGCCAAACCATGAGTGA
- a CDS encoding DUF1207 domain-containing protein: protein MRNPSKFSAITFDAAAVLQQYFVGHNHTLIKTGLLFVIILTLCGGFPVNAQELITSEAPPFRPDYPETQTAQYCSPYVEIWERQFLPEGFIYGTYWASAAEPRLSTQIDNVSGDQTYVDSTMGGRLGLFRFGPHDTPEGFQFDLLGGAKLRQNWGDLDVIATDYRYDLLGTYGDGPHRYKFGFYHVSSHLGDEFLLNNVGFNRLNYYRDAFVFGYSYYAFPELRLYAETSWSFHNEISEPWEFQFGFDYGPTCPTGPQGKPFIAFNTHLREEVNFGGNVALQAGWAWKGDNLTAGTLRTGLYYYNGESPQFSFYDEHEMQIGVGLWYDY from the coding sequence ATGCGAAACCCTTCAAAATTTTCTGCCATAACATTCGATGCTGCAGCCGTTTTGCAACAGTATTTTGTGGGGCACAACCACACACTGATTAAAACAGGCCTGCTGTTTGTGATAATCCTCACTCTCTGCGGCGGCTTTCCGGTGAATGCACAGGAGTTGATCACTAGCGAAGCTCCGCCGTTTCGCCCTGATTATCCGGAAACTCAAACCGCCCAATACTGTTCCCCTTATGTAGAAATCTGGGAACGGCAATTCCTGCCGGAAGGTTTCATTTATGGAACTTATTGGGCCAGTGCTGCGGAACCGAGACTGTCGACTCAGATCGACAACGTGAGTGGAGATCAGACCTATGTCGATTCAACGATGGGGGGGCGTCTCGGCCTGTTTCGTTTTGGTCCGCACGATACTCCAGAAGGATTTCAGTTCGACCTGCTCGGCGGTGCCAAGTTGCGACAGAACTGGGGTGATCTGGATGTGATCGCAACCGACTATCGCTACGACTTGCTCGGAACTTATGGAGATGGGCCGCATCGCTATAAGTTCGGGTTTTATCATGTCAGTTCGCATCTTGGGGATGAGTTTCTGCTGAACAATGTTGGCTTCAATCGGTTGAATTATTACCGAGATGCGTTCGTCTTCGGCTACTCCTATTACGCATTTCCCGAGTTACGATTATACGCCGAGACGAGCTGGTCGTTTCATAATGAAATTTCCGAACCCTGGGAATTCCAGTTCGGATTCGATTACGGTCCGACATGCCCAACTGGGCCTCAGGGAAAACCTTTCATCGCCTTCAATACTCATCTTCGCGAGGAAGTCAACTTTGGTGGAAACGTTGCTTTGCAGGCCGGTTGGGCCTGGAAGGGTGACAACCTCACAGCGGGAACGCTCCGTACGGGTCTCTATTATTACAACGGGGAAAGCCCGCAGTTTTCATTCTACGATGAACATGAAATGCAGATTGGCGTTGGGTTGTGGTACGACTATTAA
- a CDS encoding SPFH domain-containing protein → MSASNVITVLGLYVIKQDEIGVRLTLGQFSGMVTPGLGFAIPFVQQIMKTKRSLQTIDLPEQQIVLNGNISVKISGNLNFRVADPEKALLEVSNYRYTMQQMALTTIADVLGTKTIEDVRNEKMKIAAEVETIIARNAADWGLRDVDIRLTDAQLDASLQRAMMRETEAQKEANSIKIKAESDRYVAQIFGDAADILGRSPGAMTLRVLQTLSDVSNDKTTVVIPVPIDMLTRHQPNQQSSSSADSSLSTSEEREASPSTNYPVAELRLSGSRTITHCPNCKAKYNVTDILGSDQYDIDPQTPGQQIRCKKCEVTFTLPVED, encoded by the coding sequence ATGTCTGCCAGCAATGTGATTACTGTCCTGGGTCTGTATGTGATTAAGCAGGATGAAATTGGAGTTCGACTGACACTGGGACAATTCTCGGGCATGGTCACACCCGGTTTAGGATTTGCGATTCCATTCGTCCAGCAGATCATGAAGACAAAACGCTCGCTACAGACAATTGATCTCCCCGAACAACAAATCGTGCTCAACGGCAATATCTCGGTGAAGATCTCCGGCAACTTGAACTTCCGCGTCGCCGATCCCGAGAAGGCACTACTGGAAGTGAGTAACTATCGCTACACGATGCAGCAGATGGCTTTAACGACTATCGCTGATGTTCTCGGCACAAAAACGATTGAGGACGTTCGCAATGAGAAAATGAAAATCGCGGCAGAAGTCGAAACCATTATCGCCCGCAACGCGGCTGACTGGGGATTGAGGGATGTCGATATTCGTCTGACCGATGCCCAGCTCGATGCCAGCCTCCAACGGGCGATGATGCGGGAGACGGAAGCTCAAAAGGAAGCCAATTCAATCAAGATCAAAGCAGAATCGGATCGTTATGTCGCCCAGATTTTTGGTGATGCAGCCGACATCCTCGGCCGGTCTCCCGGAGCGATGACACTCCGCGTGCTGCAAACTTTAAGTGATGTCAGTAACGATAAAACTACCGTCGTCATACCCGTCCCAATTGATATGCTGACACGTCATCAACCCAATCAACAAAGTTCATCCTCTGCGGATTCTTCACTCTCAACCTCTGAGGAGCGGGAGGCATCGCCATCCACAAATTATCCTGTAGCAGAACTTCGCTTAAGTGGTAGCCGGACGATTACTCACTGCCCCAACTGCAAAGCCAAGTACAACGTCACCGATATTCTCGGCAGCGATCAGTACGATATCGATCCACAAACACCTGGCCAGCAGATCCGCTGTAAAAAATGTGAGGTGACGTTTACATTGCCTGTTGAAGATTAA
- a CDS encoding nucleoside hydrolase gives MSPEELMPEEFEPEVKSQPTKSMSPIRRHKLVIDADPGLIDALTIMVAILDPQIDVLALTATAGVVSGKQANQNMQTILNRMDPQKYPRLGCTEVELPALISSLREVPIPLLIGENGLGDCPTTAVSLASPHTSAKVLVDVVRNNPHEVTVLTLGPMTNIVLACEIAPDFLQEVKTLICLGGSINEGGDVTATSEGNVYADPEAARYVFKSSCLKTLVPLDISDQLRLNFGALDRLPQDSKSPISDLVHQLLSFALRSSRRHLGQEGIALNGLAALAAAVRPQFFSRRLMSVDVETGGELTRGMLVVDRRGVRHQEANLEVLTEIDDHAAFDYFTGVLWSAIENGE, from the coding sequence ATGAGTCCTGAAGAATTAATGCCAGAAGAATTTGAGCCTGAAGTCAAATCTCAACCGACCAAGTCCATGTCGCCGATTCGTCGACACAAACTGGTGATCGATGCAGACCCCGGTCTCATCGATGCGCTCACAATTATGGTTGCCATTCTCGATCCGCAAATCGATGTGCTGGCTTTAACGGCGACCGCTGGAGTCGTTAGCGGGAAGCAAGCCAATCAGAACATGCAGACGATTCTCAATCGGATGGATCCCCAGAAATATCCGAGGCTCGGTTGCACCGAAGTAGAACTTCCCGCATTAATCTCATCATTACGGGAGGTGCCGATTCCTCTATTGATCGGCGAGAATGGCTTGGGAGATTGCCCGACAACAGCGGTCAGTCTGGCCAGTCCTCATACGTCGGCGAAAGTTTTGGTCGATGTCGTTCGAAATAATCCACATGAAGTAACCGTGCTCACACTTGGCCCAATGACGAACATTGTCCTGGCCTGCGAAATCGCTCCCGATTTTCTACAGGAAGTCAAAACGCTCATTTGCCTGGGGGGCTCGATCAACGAAGGAGGAGATGTAACCGCGACTTCTGAAGGGAATGTTTACGCCGATCCCGAGGCGGCTCGTTATGTCTTTAAATCTTCTTGCCTCAAAACTCTGGTCCCGCTCGATATTTCCGATCAACTGCGGTTGAATTTCGGAGCGCTGGACCGACTGCCTCAGGACAGTAAGTCTCCCATTTCCGACCTGGTGCACCAGCTACTTTCATTCGCGCTGCGTTCTTCACGCCGACATCTGGGACAGGAAGGGATCGCCTTGAACGGCCTTGCCGCTTTAGCGGCAGCTGTCCGCCCTCAATTCTTTTCACGCAGGCTGATGTCGGTTGATGTTGAAACTGGTGGTGAATTGACACGTGGCATGCTGGTTGTTGATCGACGCGGAGTCCGACACCAGGAAGCGAATCTGGAAGTCCTCACAGAAATAGACGATCACGCCGCATTCGATTATTTCACGGGCGTTCTCTGGAGTGCCATTGAAAATGGGGAATAA
- a CDS encoding TetR/AcrR family transcriptional regulator yields MVGRPKKFDEQQALASALDVFWKRGYEAASCDELLEAMGINSGSMYSTFGDKKALYEQAFELYANDVFFRTQEILNGPYTPLENVRTWVRGWQEFQEEHDCKGCLVSHTIIEFGASENAVGLRARKLITDMRSMLQEKLQEAQDQGELPEGHRPEDLATFFVNTAHGMTVVARSGSGEQDIPGIIRTMLVLLGEKPGNKIDTEQQTTAEFISSN; encoded by the coding sequence ATGGTAGGACGACCGAAAAAATTTGATGAGCAGCAGGCGTTAGCCTCTGCCTTGGATGTCTTCTGGAAACGAGGCTATGAAGCGGCTTCCTGTGATGAGTTGCTCGAAGCGATGGGCATCAATTCCGGCAGCATGTACTCGACATTTGGAGATAAGAAAGCCCTCTACGAGCAAGCTTTTGAGCTGTACGCCAACGATGTGTTTTTCCGAACTCAGGAGATCCTGAACGGACCGTACACTCCGCTGGAGAATGTTCGGACCTGGGTGCGCGGCTGGCAGGAGTTTCAGGAAGAACATGACTGCAAAGGGTGTCTGGTCAGTCATACGATTATTGAATTTGGAGCCAGCGAGAACGCCGTTGGTCTGCGAGCCAGAAAGTTGATTACTGATATGCGATCGATGCTGCAGGAGAAACTGCAGGAAGCTCAAGATCAAGGCGAACTTCCCGAGGGACATCGACCGGAGGATCTGGCGACGTTCTTTGTGAACACCGCTCATGGAATGACAGTCGTTGCTCGATCAGGATCGGGAGAACAGGATATCCCCGGCATCATCCGCACGATGCTCGTCCTGCTAGGGGAAAAGCCTGGCAATAAAATCGACACTGAGCAACAGACCACAGCCGAGTTTATCAGCTCAAACTAA
- the ilvD gene encoding dihydroxy-acid dehydratase, translating to MISQNPSATNSLNKYSSRITQPRKQGVSQSMLYATGMSDEDMNKPQIGIASIWYDGNPCNMHLDHLATAVRDSVQAKNLIGMRFNTIGVSDGISMGTEGMSFSLQSRDVIADSIETVMSAFFYDGLIALPGCDKNMPGCLIAAGRMNRPALMVYGGTIQPGCWNGKMIDVGSANEVYGEYLAGRITDEERHNIVRNSCPGAGACGGMFTANTMSVAMEALGMSLPYSSSIPATDDLKVAECKSTGDYILRLLEMDLKPRDIMTREAFENAITMIIALGGSTNGVLHLLAVARSVDVDLTLKDFQEISERTPLLGDMRPSGKYSMVDLHKAGGTPPVMKYMLANGYLNGDCMTVTGKTVAENLANIPDFPPEQDVVHDVAHAIKPTGHLRILWGNLAPEGAVAKITGKEGTLFTGTARVYDCEEDMIVAVENKEIQKGDVVVIRYEGPKGGPGMPEMLSPTAALIGTGLGKDVALITDGRFSGASHGFIVGHVCPEAQEGGPIALVEDGDTITIDAVKNEISIDVTPEEMATRKANWVMPPYKYERGTLHRYIMTVKSASLGCVTDES from the coding sequence ATGATCTCCCAAAACCCAAGCGCCACCAATTCTCTCAATAAGTACAGTAGCCGGATTACCCAGCCGCGGAAGCAGGGTGTCTCTCAGTCGATGCTCTATGCGACTGGGATGAGTGATGAGGATATGAACAAACCTCAGATTGGCATTGCCAGTATCTGGTACGATGGCAATCCCTGTAATATGCATCTGGATCATCTGGCGACAGCTGTTCGCGACAGCGTGCAGGCGAAGAATCTGATCGGAATGCGATTTAACACCATCGGTGTGAGCGATGGCATTTCGATGGGGACCGAGGGAATGTCCTTCTCTTTACAGAGCCGGGATGTCATTGCCGATTCCATCGAAACCGTGATGTCGGCTTTCTTCTACGATGGCCTCATCGCATTGCCGGGTTGCGACAAAAACATGCCCGGCTGCCTGATCGCGGCTGGCCGCATGAATCGACCTGCCCTCATGGTTTACGGCGGCACGATCCAGCCCGGTTGCTGGAATGGAAAAATGATTGACGTCGGTTCCGCCAACGAAGTTTATGGCGAATACCTGGCTGGTCGCATCACCGATGAAGAACGGCATAACATCGTGCGGAACAGTTGCCCCGGTGCGGGGGCCTGTGGTGGGATGTTTACTGCGAACACGATGTCGGTTGCGATGGAAGCCCTCGGGATGTCGCTGCCTTACAGTTCCTCGATTCCGGCGACGGATGATCTCAAAGTAGCTGAGTGTAAATCGACCGGCGATTACATTTTGCGACTGCTCGAAATGGATTTGAAGCCTCGCGATATTATGACGCGCGAAGCCTTCGAGAATGCGATCACAATGATTATCGCACTCGGGGGATCGACCAATGGGGTACTGCATCTGCTGGCGGTGGCTCGATCAGTCGATGTCGACTTGACCTTGAAAGATTTCCAGGAAATCAGCGAGCGGACACCTCTGCTCGGCGATATGCGTCCGAGTGGAAAATATTCGATGGTCGATCTGCACAAAGCGGGTGGGACTCCTCCGGTCATGAAATACATGCTGGCCAATGGATATCTGAATGGTGATTGCATGACAGTCACAGGTAAGACCGTGGCAGAGAATCTGGCGAACATTCCAGACTTTCCTCCGGAGCAGGATGTTGTGCATGATGTCGCTCATGCGATCAAGCCGACGGGGCACTTACGAATCCTCTGGGGAAATCTGGCTCCCGAGGGAGCGGTCGCGAAAATTACCGGGAAAGAAGGAACTTTGTTCACGGGGACTGCTCGTGTGTACGACTGCGAGGAAGACATGATTGTCGCCGTTGAGAATAAGGAAATTCAAAAAGGGGATGTTGTCGTTATCCGTTACGAAGGTCCTAAAGGTGGGCCGGGGATGCCGGAGATGCTTTCTCCGACCGCTGCCTTGATAGGGACTGGTCTTGGAAAAGATGTTGCATTGATTACCGATGGCCGCTTCTCGGGTGCGTCTCACGGCTTCATTGTCGGGCATGTTTGTCCGGAAGCACAGGAAGGTGGGCCAATTGCTCTGGTGGAAGACGGAGATACGATTACCATTGATGCAGTAAAGAATGAAATCAGTATCGATGTCACACCCGAAGAGATGGCGACTCGAAAAGCGAACTGGGTCATGCCTCCTTATAAATACGAACGTGGAACTCTGCATCGATACATTATGACCGTGAAATCTGCTTCCCTGGGATGTGTTACCGATGAGTCCTGA
- a CDS encoding FtsW/RodA/SpoVE family cell cycle protein, whose translation MIGRSSTDYLPIKIPVGLRFANPTYGLRARMKPMTTLPATSEKPLARDGFIMAMIALLGLGTMMVFSSTGATRVLELRTDYLVKHLTFLSLVGVMFLTVINLPTRLILKLAPWMYLAGLGLLALVLIPGLGVKINGARRWFHLGPVSLQPSEFMKIFLPLFLATMSRWSRQRTYTLANGIAFIAILITPVLIAIEPDLGTAAIVFCMGACYLFLAGFPLKLFVAGFSCMVPVLGGLMLYRPYQLKRVMDYVTALGNWENAQYQVKQSLLSIGSGGMWGIGPGRGLQKLSFLPESHTDFVFAVIGEELGLVGTLATISLWLLLFLCGVKLVQSVQQDRERFALAGTLLAGIVIQAAINVCVVTSLVPPKGISHPLLSYGGSNLLATMLAFALIINLTQQQKNTLSDDHLHSTQFD comes from the coding sequence ATGATTGGACGCAGTTCAACAGATTATCTCCCAATCAAAATTCCTGTTGGGTTACGCTTCGCTAACCCAACCTACGGGCTACGGGCTCGAATGAAACCCATGACAACACTCCCCGCAACCTCTGAAAAGCCGTTGGCCCGTGATGGGTTTATAATGGCGATGATTGCGCTGCTGGGACTGGGCACCATGATGGTTTTCTCCTCAACAGGCGCAACCCGCGTCCTGGAATTGCGGACTGATTACCTGGTCAAACACCTGACATTTTTGAGTCTGGTGGGCGTGATGTTTCTCACGGTCATCAATCTGCCGACACGGTTGATTCTGAAGCTGGCTCCCTGGATGTATCTGGCTGGACTTGGGTTACTGGCTCTGGTTCTGATTCCCGGACTGGGAGTAAAGATCAATGGAGCCCGCCGCTGGTTTCATCTCGGACCAGTCTCGTTACAGCCGTCTGAATTTATGAAAATCTTTCTGCCTTTGTTTTTGGCCACGATGTCCCGCTGGTCACGACAGCGCACTTATACCCTAGCTAACGGCATTGCTTTTATCGCGATTCTCATCACTCCTGTGCTCATTGCGATAGAGCCTGATCTCGGGACCGCAGCTATTGTCTTTTGCATGGGAGCCTGCTATTTATTCTTAGCGGGGTTTCCGCTCAAGCTATTCGTTGCGGGATTCAGCTGTATGGTCCCGGTGCTGGGCGGATTGATGCTCTATCGTCCCTACCAGTTAAAACGTGTCATGGATTACGTCACCGCTCTCGGTAACTGGGAGAATGCTCAATATCAGGTGAAGCAGTCTCTGCTCTCTATCGGTTCGGGAGGAATGTGGGGGATTGGCCCGGGGCGAGGGTTGCAGAAACTGAGTTTTCTGCCGGAATCGCACACCGACTTTGTGTTTGCCGTGATCGGAGAAGAACTTGGACTGGTTGGCACGCTGGCGACAATTTCTCTGTGGTTGTTGCTCTTCTTGTGTGGAGTCAAGCTTGTACAAAGTGTACAGCAGGATCGCGAACGTTTTGCCTTAGCCGGAACTCTGCTTGCGGGCATTGTCATTCAGGCGGCGATCAATGTCTGTGTTGTGACTTCGCTCGTTCCTCCCAAGGGGATTTCGCATCCCCTGCTCAGTTACGGCGGCAGTAATCTGCTCGCAACAATGCTTGCCTTTGCACTGATTATCAATTTGACTCAGCAACAGAAAAATACTCTTTCAGACGACCATTTGCATTCGACTCAATTCGATTAA
- a CDS encoding STAS domain-containing protein — protein sequence MSDHTKNFQPFYFSLEPSGNIAVVRFKHPRLSEEDNVEQLGFELMHIVDQLGYNQIVLSMKGVEWITSSIIGKLIHLHRHLQRINGELALCELAPGVVDVMETSRLDTYFCIMPGVEESISQFETEK from the coding sequence ATGAGTGATCACACAAAAAACTTCCAACCCTTTTATTTCTCGCTCGAACCGTCCGGTAATATTGCGGTGGTACGTTTCAAGCACCCTCGACTTTCCGAAGAAGATAATGTCGAACAGCTCGGATTCGAGTTGATGCATATCGTCGATCAACTCGGCTACAATCAGATTGTCCTCTCGATGAAAGGTGTCGAATGGATCACCTCTTCCATCATCGGCAAGTTGATTCATCTGCATCGTCATCTCCAACGGATTAATGGGGAACTCGCCCTTTGCGAACTGGCTCCCGGTGTTGTTGATGTTATGGAGACCAGCCGTTTGGACACCTATTTCTGCATTATGCCTGGGGTAGAGGAATCCATTTCTCAGTTTGAGACTGAGAAGTGA